The Chryseobacterium nakagawai genome has a segment encoding these proteins:
- a CDS encoding GNAT family N-acetyltransferase, with the protein MTIHRTDSSSSDFQTLVKYLDSTLAEHNGADDAFFAQFNTTDKIKNCIVVYIDEVPAACGVFKELSEDTVEIKRMFTNPAFRKRGLGSSIVKELENWAKDLGYKKAVLETSRELTNAISVYEKSGFLRIPNYGQYIGVERSVCYEKQLR; encoded by the coding sequence ATGACTATCCATAGAACAGATTCCAGCTCTTCAGATTTTCAAACCTTGGTAAAGTACCTTGATTCTACGCTTGCAGAACATAACGGAGCTGATGATGCATTTTTTGCCCAGTTTAATACAACTGATAAGATTAAAAATTGCATTGTGGTTTATATTGATGAAGTTCCGGCAGCATGTGGCGTTTTCAAAGAACTTTCCGAAGATACTGTGGAGATCAAAAGAATGTTTACCAACCCAGCGTTCAGAAAAAGAGGGTTAGGCTCTTCCATTGTAAAGGAATTAGAAAATTGGGCTAAGGATTTAGGGTATAAAAAAGCAGTTCTCGAAACTTCCAGGGAATTGACGAATGCCATTTCCGTTTATGAAAAAAGTGGATTCTTAAGAATTCCAAATTATGGACAATATATTGGTGTGGAGCGTAGTGTATGTTATGAAAAGCAATTGAGGTAA
- the uvrC gene encoding excinuclease ABC subunit UvrC, whose amino-acid sequence MNPSLELQLKTLPSEPGVYRYYDKNEQLLYVGKAKNLKKRVLSYFNKNLSGYRIKIMVGKIQRLETTIVNSEYDALLLENNLIKEHQPFYNVMLKDDKTYPWICIKNEDFPRIFLTRNVIKDGSEYYGPYAKVRPAKILLDTIKHIYKLRTCNLNLSPAKIADGKYKVCLEYHIKNCEGPCEDLESKEEYDEKIDAIRGIIKGDFRKAKEYLVNQMMKHASNLQFEEAQIIKERLDILEDYQAKNTVVNPNIDDVDVFGMTSDETAAYVNFFKIRNGNIIQSFTTEIKKILEETDEDIMEEALIEIRQKFGSDSKEVLLPFHLSVEIPNVKLIVPKVGDKKRIVELSEKNAKEYRLEKLKQVQIVDPERHTNRIMAEMQKLLRMPVEPRHIEGFDNSNIQGTNPVSACVVFKDGKPSKADYRIFHPKTVEGPNDFATMEEVIYRRYKRMLDEGESLPQLILIDGGKGQLSSAVKSLRLLGLYGKITIVGIAKRLEEIFFPEDPIPLYLDKKSETLKILQRVRDEAHRFGVKHHRTRRKNSTIKSELEEIPGVGEKTIELLLSKLKSVKRIKEANQETLEEILGKSKAKVIWEFFNNNG is encoded by the coding sequence ATGAATCCTTCTTTAGAATTACAGCTCAAAACTTTACCTTCCGAACCTGGTGTTTATCGTTATTATGATAAAAACGAGCAATTATTGTATGTAGGAAAAGCTAAAAATTTAAAGAAAAGGGTTCTCTCCTACTTTAATAAAAATCTTTCAGGATACAGGATCAAAATTATGGTTGGCAAGATCCAACGTCTGGAAACAACCATTGTAAACAGTGAGTATGATGCTCTTTTGCTGGAAAATAACCTGATTAAGGAACATCAACCGTTTTATAATGTCATGCTTAAAGATGACAAAACCTATCCTTGGATCTGTATTAAAAATGAAGATTTTCCCAGAATTTTTCTCACCAGAAATGTCATTAAAGATGGTTCGGAATATTATGGACCTTATGCAAAAGTACGTCCCGCAAAAATTTTGCTGGATACCATCAAACATATTTATAAACTCAGAACCTGTAATCTGAATCTTTCGCCTGCTAAAATTGCAGACGGAAAGTATAAAGTCTGTCTGGAGTATCATATTAAAAACTGTGAAGGTCCTTGTGAAGATCTTGAAAGTAAAGAAGAATATGATGAAAAGATAGATGCCATCCGTGGAATCATTAAAGGAGATTTCCGCAAAGCAAAGGAGTATCTGGTGAATCAAATGATGAAGCACGCCTCCAATCTTCAGTTTGAAGAAGCTCAGATTATTAAGGAAAGACTGGATATTCTGGAGGATTATCAGGCTAAAAATACAGTGGTCAATCCAAATATTGATGATGTGGATGTTTTCGGTATGACCAGTGATGAGACTGCAGCTTATGTTAACTTCTTCAAAATAAGAAACGGAAATATCATCCAGAGTTTCACTACAGAAATTAAAAAAATTCTTGAAGAGACTGATGAAGATATTATGGAAGAGGCTTTAATTGAGATCAGGCAGAAGTTTGGATCTGATTCTAAAGAAGTACTGCTTCCTTTCCATTTATCTGTAGAAATTCCAAATGTAAAACTTATTGTTCCTAAAGTTGGGGATAAAAAAAGAATCGTAGAGCTTTCTGAAAAAAATGCAAAGGAATATCGTCTGGAAAAATTAAAACAAGTTCAGATTGTTGATCCGGAAAGACATACGAACAGGATTATGGCTGAAATGCAAAAGCTTCTCAGAATGCCTGTAGAGCCCCGCCATATTGAAGGATTTGACAACTCGAATATTCAGGGAACCAACCCGGTTTCTGCCTGCGTAGTTTTTAAAGACGGGAAACCTAGCAAGGCAGACTACAGAATTTTTCACCCTAAAACAGTAGAAGGTCCCAACGACTTTGCAACAATGGAGGAAGTTATCTACCGTCGATATAAGAGAATGCTGGATGAAGGGGAAAGCTTACCACAATTGATTCTTATTGATGGTGGAAAAGGTCAATTATCTTCTGCTGTCAAAAGTCTTAGACTATTAGGATTGTATGGGAAAATTACCATCGTAGGAATTGCCAAAAGGCTTGAAGAGATTTTCTTTCCGGAAGATCCTATTCCATTATATCTCGACAAAAAGTCCGAGACTTTAAAAATCTTACAAAGAGTACGGGATGAAGCTCACCGATTTGGGGTAAAACATCACAGAACAAGAAGAAAAAATTCCACTATAAAATCTGAACTGGAAGAAATTCCTGGTGTGGGAGAAAAAACCATAGAATTATTACTGTCTAAACTTAAGTCTGTAAAAAGAATTAAAGAAGCCAACCAAGAAACATTGGAAGAGATCTTAGGTAAAAGTAAAGCAAAAGTGATTTGGGAGTTTTTCAATAATAACGGATAG
- the ygiD gene encoding 4,5-DOPA-extradiol-dioxygenase: MNLNDLQNISDSFNNTQRMPVLFLGHGSPMNAIEENQFVQGFRKIASEIPKPNAILCISAHWYTPGTFVTTMEMPKTIHDFYGFPKELFEVQYPAHGSPALARETAELLLPVEVEEDHNWGLDHGAWSVIRHLYPDADIPVIQLSIDYTKPPQYHYDLAQRLNKLREKGILIIGSGNIVHNLRMIDWKNINTVGAGWDWAIEAREKTNNWLLDGNFQNIIDYHKQGTSLQYAVPTPDHYLPLIYTLALKDTTEKLSLFNDELIGGSLSMTSVRIG; this comes from the coding sequence ATGAACCTCAACGATCTTCAAAATATAAGTGACAGTTTCAACAACACACAAAGAATGCCGGTTTTATTCCTTGGACACGGCTCTCCGATGAATGCTATTGAAGAAAACCAGTTTGTACAAGGGTTCCGCAAAATAGCGAGTGAAATTCCAAAACCGAATGCTATTCTATGTATTTCTGCACATTGGTATACGCCGGGAACCTTTGTCACCACTATGGAGATGCCTAAAACAATCCATGATTTTTATGGCTTCCCAAAAGAATTGTTTGAAGTACAGTATCCCGCTCACGGAAGTCCGGCACTTGCCAGGGAAACGGCTGAACTTTTACTTCCTGTAGAAGTAGAGGAAGATCACAATTGGGGACTGGATCATGGAGCCTGGTCTGTTATAAGACATTTATATCCTGATGCAGATATTCCTGTTATTCAATTAAGCATTGATTATACAAAACCGCCACAATATCATTATGACCTTGCCCAAAGGCTGAATAAGCTTCGTGAGAAAGGAATCCTAATCATAGGAAGCGGAAATATTGTTCATAACCTACGTATGATCGATTGGAAAAATATCAATACCGTTGGTGCTGGCTGGGACTGGGCTATAGAAGCAAGGGAGAAAACCAATAATTGGCTTTTGGATGGTAATTTTCAGAATATTATTGATTACCATAAACAAGGTACTTCTCTACAATATGCAGTTCCTACTCCTGACCATTATTTACCTTTGATCTACACTCTAGCTTTGAAAGATACAACCGAAAAATTATCTTTATTTAACGACGAACTGATTGGTGGATCTTTAAGTATGACCAGTGTGAGAATTGGATAA
- a CDS encoding YceI family protein, which produces MATKWILDPTHSEITFKVKHMMISNVKGSFRTFSAEIESEDEFFANAKTTATIQTDSVFTNNTDRDNHLKSAEFFSAEAHPTITFESQKLNNEVVGNLTINGITKPVTLDVDFGGINVDPWGNTKAGFSFEGKISRKDFGLNWNAALEAGGVMVSDDVKIAGELQFVKQA; this is translated from the coding sequence ATGGCAACAAAATGGATCTTAGACCCTACGCATAGTGAAATTACTTTCAAAGTAAAACACATGATGATTTCTAACGTAAAAGGAAGCTTCAGAACTTTCTCTGCTGAAATTGAATCTGAAGACGAGTTCTTTGCAAACGCAAAAACTACAGCTACCATTCAAACTGATTCTGTATTCACTAATAATACAGACAGAGACAATCACTTAAAGTCTGCTGAATTCTTCAGTGCTGAAGCTCACCCAACCATTACTTTTGAATCTCAGAAACTGAACAATGAAGTAGTTGGAAACCTTACGATCAACGGAATTACAAAGCCTGTAACATTAGATGTAGACTTCGGTGGAATCAATGTTGATCCATGGGGAAATACAAAAGCAGGTTTCTCTTTTGAAGGAAAAATCAGCAGAAAAGATTTTGGATTGAACTGGAATGCAGCGCTTGAAGCAGGAGGGGTAATGGTAAGTGATGATGTAAAAATCGCTGGCGAATTACAGTTTGTAAAACAAGCATAA
- a CDS encoding S9 family peptidase — MKLHKFSLLMLALGTSAFAQTQKFTMAEAVNGMRTNLAVKNISQFSWSADGKSYIQSVKGGYLATDLKTNKQDTLISLTQLNKPFASNKLKSVPPIKFTGTSNGYFNTNGEMFWIEKSGNDWKIKNSTKIDLDAANVKMFGDGQTFAFTAKNNLFVNKNGKTIAVTNEANENIISGQSVHRNEFGIDTGIFPAPNSESVAFYKMDQSMVADYPIIDWSVTPAVNHNIKYPMAGQTSHQVTLGVFNIKTQATTFLKIDGEKDQYLTAVTWSPDSKYIFVAVLNRGQNHMKMNQYDAATGTLVKTLFEESDSKYVEPQHPLTFFPNSNTDFIWQSQRTGYNHLFHYSLEKGLVAQITKGDWLVTDILGFNEKKKEIFFTSTKETPLERHLYKINWTNFKMQRLDADAGMHFGILSSDGNYLYDAYSNPNTPRVGNIINTSSLKSTNILTSENTLKNYQRPEIKNVELKADDGTPLYGKIILPTNFDPNKKYPTIVYLYNGPHLQLITNSFPASGNLWYEYMAQNGYIIFTMDGRGSSNRGMKFEQAVFRNLGTTEMNDQMKGVDYLKSLPYVDGDKMGIHGWSFGGFMTTSFMLRKPDVFKVGVAGGPVIDWNMYEIMYGERYMDTPQENPQGYATANLLDKVQNLKGKLLMIHGAQDDVVVWQHSIKFIKSAVDNGVQLDYFTYPGHPHNVIGKDRVHLMQKITDYFDLYLKK; from the coding sequence ATGAAATTACATAAATTTTCTTTATTGATGCTTGCTTTGGGGACCTCAGCGTTTGCCCAGACACAGAAATTTACAATGGCGGAGGCTGTGAATGGAATGCGTACCAACCTTGCAGTGAAAAATATTTCACAATTTTCATGGTCTGCGGACGGAAAATCTTATATCCAGTCAGTAAAAGGCGGATATCTGGCTACGGATTTAAAAACAAACAAACAGGATACCCTAATATCTCTGACACAGTTGAACAAACCGTTTGCAAGTAATAAGCTGAAATCTGTTCCACCTATTAAGTTTACAGGAACATCCAATGGATATTTCAATACCAATGGTGAGATGTTCTGGATTGAAAAATCTGGAAATGATTGGAAAATAAAGAACTCAACAAAGATTGATCTTGATGCAGCCAATGTGAAAATGTTTGGTGACGGACAAACTTTTGCCTTTACTGCAAAAAACAATTTATTTGTTAATAAAAACGGGAAAACCATAGCGGTAACCAATGAGGCTAATGAAAATATAATCAGTGGTCAATCTGTTCATAGAAATGAATTCGGAATTGATACCGGAATTTTCCCTGCACCGAATTCTGAAAGTGTAGCGTTCTACAAAATGGACCAGTCAATGGTAGCAGATTATCCGATCATCGACTGGTCAGTAACGCCAGCCGTTAATCATAACATTAAATATCCAATGGCTGGCCAAACATCGCATCAGGTAACATTAGGTGTTTTCAATATCAAAACACAAGCTACAACTTTCCTTAAGATTGATGGTGAGAAAGATCAGTATCTAACAGCGGTTACATGGAGCCCGGACTCAAAATATATTTTTGTAGCGGTACTGAACAGAGGACAGAATCACATGAAGATGAACCAATATGATGCCGCTACCGGAACTTTGGTAAAGACTTTATTTGAAGAATCAGACAGCAAATATGTTGAACCACAACATCCACTTACTTTCTTCCCGAATTCAAATACAGATTTTATCTGGCAGAGTCAGAGAACGGGATATAATCACTTATTTCATTACAGTTTAGAAAAAGGATTGGTGGCTCAGATCACAAAAGGAGACTGGTTGGTAACCGATATTTTAGGATTTAATGAAAAGAAAAAAGAAATTTTCTTTACTTCTACTAAGGAAACACCTTTAGAAAGACATTTATATAAGATCAACTGGACAAATTTCAAAATGCAAAGATTGGATGCAGATGCAGGAATGCACTTCGGAATTCTGAGCAGTGATGGAAACTATCTTTATGATGCTTACAGTAATCCCAATACTCCACGAGTAGGAAACATTATCAATACATCCAGTTTAAAATCTACCAATATCCTTACTTCTGAAAATACATTAAAAAATTATCAGAGACCGGAAATTAAAAATGTAGAATTAAAGGCTGATGATGGAACTCCTTTATATGGAAAGATCATCTTACCAACGAATTTCGATCCCAATAAAAAATATCCAACAATTGTTTACTTATACAATGGGCCACACTTACAACTGATTACAAACAGTTTCCCGGCTTCCGGAAATCTTTGGTATGAATACATGGCTCAGAACGGATATATCATCTTCACTATGGATGGAAGAGGTTCTTCCAACCGAGGAATGAAGTTCGAGCAGGCTGTGTTCAGAAATCTGGGGACGACAGAGATGAATGACCAAATGAAAGGAGTAGATTATCTGAAATCTCTTCCTTATGTAGATGGTGACAAAATGGGTATTCACGGATGGAGCTTCGGAGGATTCATGACAACAAGTTTCATGCTTCGTAAACCGGACGTTTTCAAAGTAGGAGTAGCTGGAGGACCGGTGATCGACTGGAATATGTACGAAATCATGTATGGGGAAAGATATATGGATACACCGCAAGAAAATCCACAAGGATATGCAACAGCTAATCTTTTGGATAAAGTTCAGAACCTGAAAGGAAAACTATTGATGATTCACGGGGCACAGGATGACGTAGTAGTATGGCAGCATTCCATTAAGTTTATCAAATCAGCTGTTGACAATGGAGTTCAATTGGATTACTTTACTTATCCGGGACATCCACATAATGTGATCGGAAAAGACAGAGTTCACCTGATGCAGAAAATCACAGATTACTTTGATTTATATCTGAAAAAATAA
- the hutH gene encoding histidine ammonia-lyase: MIYGVDVITFHDVLEICKKPNKAKLNKAAKDQILKSQKNVQQIVESDRCVYGINTGFGPLCDTKISADETAQLQYNLIISHAVGVGKPIEKELSKIMMIAKVHALSKGFSGVSLDVIERMILMLEKDIIPVVPEQGSVGASGDLAPLAHLVLPLLGLGQVWEGDTISDTLEVLEKHNLEPLALGPKEGLGLINGTQFILAHSIKGLEKFEYLLDLADMTAAMSIEAYRGSESPFKKELHEIRPFEGSKKVAARMLKFLKGSENMKAHEDCERVQDPYSMRCVPQVHGASRNAFEHLKSMAETELNSVTDNPIVLSAEESISGGNFHGQLMALPLDYATLAAAELGNISDRRSYLLLEGKYGLPRLLTESSGLNSGFMIPQYTSAALVTENKTLCFPASADSIPTSLGQEDHVSMGSISGRKFNQVLGNLVNILSVELMFAAQGLEFRRPSKCSKIIEENFTILRSKVAKLEDDRLIGQDMLAIAELIKERKFVVN; encoded by the coding sequence ATGATATACGGAGTAGATGTTATTACTTTCCATGATGTTCTGGAAATATGTAAAAAACCTAATAAAGCCAAGCTGAATAAAGCAGCAAAAGACCAAATTTTAAAATCTCAGAAAAACGTACAGCAAATTGTTGAGTCCGACAGATGCGTATATGGTATCAATACAGGGTTCGGACCACTGTGCGATACTAAAATATCAGCTGATGAAACAGCTCAGTTACAGTATAACCTGATTATTTCCCATGCTGTAGGAGTAGGGAAACCTATTGAAAAAGAACTTTCTAAAATCATGATGATTGCTAAAGTTCATGCTTTGTCAAAAGGATTTTCCGGAGTTTCTCTTGACGTTATCGAGAGAATGATTCTTATGCTTGAAAAAGATATTATTCCGGTTGTTCCTGAACAGGGATCTGTAGGAGCTTCAGGAGATCTAGCCCCTTTAGCTCATCTGGTGTTGCCTTTATTAGGTCTTGGACAGGTTTGGGAAGGAGATACAATTTCTGATACCCTGGAAGTATTGGAAAAACATAATCTTGAACCATTGGCTCTTGGGCCAAAAGAAGGATTGGGTCTAATCAATGGTACACAGTTTATCTTAGCGCATTCCATCAAAGGGCTTGAGAAGTTTGAATATCTGTTGGATCTTGCTGATATGACAGCTGCAATGAGTATTGAAGCATACAGAGGTTCTGAAAGTCCTTTCAAAAAAGAACTTCATGAGATCAGACCATTTGAAGGAAGTAAAAAAGTAGCTGCAAGAATGCTTAAGTTCCTGAAAGGTTCGGAAAATATGAAAGCTCATGAAGATTGTGAGAGAGTGCAGGATCCTTATTCCATGAGATGTGTGCCACAGGTTCACGGAGCGAGCAGAAATGCTTTTGAACATCTTAAAAGCATGGCAGAAACAGAATTGAATTCTGTAACAGATAACCCAATTGTTTTAAGTGCTGAAGAATCTATCTCCGGAGGAAACTTTCACGGTCAGCTGATGGCTTTACCATTAGATTATGCAACGCTTGCAGCGGCTGAATTAGGAAATATTTCGGATAGAAGAAGCTACTTATTATTGGAAGGAAAATATGGACTTCCAAGATTATTAACAGAAAGCTCAGGACTGAATTCAGGATTTATGATTCCTCAGTATACTTCTGCAGCGTTGGTAACAGAAAATAAAACATTATGTTTCCCTGCATCTGCGGATTCTATTCCTACAAGTTTAGGGCAGGAAGACCACGTTTCCATGGGAAGTATTTCCGGAAGAAAGTTCAATCAGGTTCTTGGAAATCTGGTTAATATTCTATCTGTTGAATTAATGTTTGCTGCTCAGGGTCTAGAGTTCAGAAGACCATCAAAGTGTTCTAAGATCATTGAAGAAAACTTCACGATTCTTCGTTCCAAGGTTGCTAAACTTGAAGATGACAGACTGATCGGTCAGGATATGCTGGCCATTGCAGAGCTTATCAAAGAAAGAAAGTTTGTTGTAAACTAA
- a CDS encoding S8 family peptidase, translated as MKKTVFFLALFFALNSCTQEELRNENPNTEMSQKTPLTEKQINERINQAIKNEGTFNWKNESDHFLWSAIFRGNRMVSIGFGSSKDDFDRSKSPDNKNMEDEILNAIAKSEGRGSARFLLNSDKYLNQLDVTIEKEETITALRQMKNIRYVEPADYHYFENEAKYNTTSKSSGSGSSGCGFSTATLSAVDYTSTTPTAKIPWAFTKHNIPDAWNYSTGAGVTIGLIDTGVSPDQSLLGSSFNNGASSGRTITKFGVYNADGSADQCGHGTKMASVMAAPRNNAGLPVGVAYNANLIAYRAAENVVLETSSEQNGVKTAFTDLGNNTNVKIISMSMGHIFSVGKIEDGVKYAYARGKLIFCAGGTSTSFTNFVGVIFPASMPETQAITGVKEGTSNQKCDVCHSGSQIDFTFQMERASGNTVPVLSYYNGQADYVGGSSVATAATAGIAALVWAKNPSWTRDQVLNKMRQSATYYPTVNSSYGYGNINVLKAVQ; from the coding sequence ATGAAAAAAACTGTATTTTTCCTGGCATTATTTTTTGCCTTAAACTCCTGTACACAGGAGGAACTTCGCAATGAGAACCCGAATACTGAGATGTCTCAGAAAACTCCTTTAACGGAAAAACAGATTAATGAAAGGATCAACCAGGCCATAAAAAATGAAGGAACTTTCAATTGGAAGAATGAATCCGATCATTTTCTTTGGAGCGCTATTTTCCGTGGTAACAGAATGGTATCTATTGGATTTGGTTCATCCAAGGATGATTTTGACAGAAGTAAATCTCCGGATAATAAAAATATGGAGGACGAAATTTTAAATGCCATTGCAAAATCTGAAGGAAGAGGATCAGCAAGATTCCTTTTGAATTCCGACAAGTATCTTAACCAACTGGATGTAACCATCGAAAAAGAAGAAACGATAACGGCTCTTCGCCAGATGAAAAACATACGATATGTAGAGCCCGCAGACTATCATTATTTTGAAAATGAAGCCAAATATAATACCACTTCAAAATCTTCAGGCAGCGGTTCTTCAGGGTGTGGTTTCTCCACTGCTACTTTAAGTGCTGTAGATTATACATCCACAACACCCACTGCAAAAATTCCATGGGCATTTACCAAACATAATATTCCTGACGCCTGGAACTATAGTACAGGAGCAGGAGTAACCATTGGGCTTATTGATACTGGAGTTTCTCCAGATCAGTCTTTACTAGGATCCAGTTTTAATAATGGAGCATCATCAGGAAGAACGATCACCAAATTTGGAGTTTATAATGCTGATGGTTCAGCAGATCAATGCGGACACGGAACCAAAATGGCTTCTGTAATGGCGGCCCCTAGAAATAATGCGGGACTTCCCGTAGGAGTAGCCTACAATGCAAATCTTATTGCTTACCGTGCTGCCGAAAATGTAGTATTGGAAACTTCCAGTGAGCAAAATGGAGTGAAAACTGCGTTTACAGACTTAGGTAACAATACCAATGTAAAAATCATCTCTATGTCAATGGGACATATTTTTTCAGTAGGGAAAATTGAGGATGGAGTGAAATATGCTTATGCCAGAGGAAAACTTATTTTCTGTGCAGGAGGAACATCTACCAGCTTTACGAATTTTGTAGGGGTTATCTTCCCTGCTTCAATGCCGGAAACCCAGGCAATAACAGGAGTAAAAGAAGGAACTTCCAACCAGAAATGTGATGTTTGCCACTCCGGAAGTCAGATTGATTTTACCTTCCAGATGGAAAGAGCATCAGGAAATACAGTTCCGGTTTTAAGTTATTACAACGGACAAGCAGATTACGTAGGAGGATCTTCAGTGGCGACGGCGGCCACTGCCGGAATTGCAGCATTGGTTTGGGCTAAAAACCCATCATGGACCAGAGACCAGGTTCTTAATAAAATGAGGCAGTCGGCAACCTATTATCCAACTGTTAATTCGAGCTATGGCTATGGGAACATTAATGTTTTAAAGGCTGTACAATAA
- a CDS encoding carboxypeptidase-like regulatory domain-containing protein yields MKTILLFFLFTYSFSFTQVIKGTVVDDKEHRLSSVSIYIDGTKTGTVSKEDGTFSLSLSTQTSGNIIFQKEDYETFSTEISTVINKNLKVVLTKTNAIEEIVLVPYTSEAYTHYINTFLRNFIGDDLENVRIKNQKTLKFSYDKKKKLLRVKAPKTLLIENKNLGYEIEYNLINYSTDFNTNITNYTGTSFFKETKNTDKVKINRMNAYDGSSLHFFRSIYYNTIPENEFIVNQVVKIPNSNYPTEEELNVLKDFMTIPKSSETINIPEDIRDISRRKNSQKPYSLAITKTLIPDSDYVKRTNGQVLFSFKDILQVNYTKAPYESIKKNQFIRGKYNRTLSTFLYSEEGESFEVSKDGNITTPDQLVTQGEFSRNKVEKMLPLDYQLGD; encoded by the coding sequence ATGAAAACGATATTACTATTTTTTTTATTCACTTATTCCTTTTCTTTTACCCAGGTCATCAAAGGTACCGTGGTAGATGATAAGGAGCATCGATTAAGCAGTGTGAGCATCTATATTGATGGAACAAAAACAGGAACGGTTTCAAAAGAAGATGGAACTTTTAGCCTTTCTCTTTCTACACAAACTAGTGGTAATATTATTTTTCAGAAAGAAGATTATGAAACATTCAGTACAGAAATTTCAACAGTTATCAACAAAAATCTAAAGGTTGTTTTAACTAAAACCAATGCTATTGAAGAAATAGTATTGGTCCCTTATACTTCCGAAGCTTATACTCATTATATCAATACTTTTCTCCGTAATTTTATTGGAGATGATCTCGAAAATGTGAGAATCAAAAATCAAAAAACACTTAAATTTTCTTATGACAAAAAGAAGAAGCTGCTTAGAGTAAAAGCACCTAAGACTTTACTCATTGAAAATAAAAATTTGGGATATGAAATTGAATACAATCTGATCAATTATTCAACAGATTTTAATACGAATATTACCAATTATACAGGAACAAGTTTCTTTAAGGAAACTAAAAATACAGATAAGGTTAAAATCAATCGGATGAATGCTTATGACGGAAGTTCACTTCATTTTTTCAGAAGTATTTACTATAATACAATTCCTGAAAACGAATTCATTGTCAATCAGGTTGTAAAAATCCCCAATTCAAACTACCCTACTGAGGAAGAATTAAATGTTTTAAAAGATTTCATGACCATACCGAAATCTTCAGAGACAATCAATATTCCTGAAGATATCAGAGATATTTCCCGTAGAAAGAATAGTCAAAAACCTTATTCTCTTGCTATCACCAAAACACTGATCCCTGATTCAGACTATGTGAAAAGAACAAACGGACAGGTTCTCTTTAGTTTTAAAGATATTCTTCAGGTTAATTATACCAAGGCACCTTATGAAAGCATTAAAAAAAATCAATTTATCAGAGGAAAATACAATAGAACCTTATCTACTTTTCTCTATTCAGAGGAAGGAGAGTCTTTTGAAGTTTCAAAAGATGGAAATATTACCACACCTGATCAGCTTGTTACCCAGGGAGAATTTTCGAGAAATAAAGTTGAAAAAATGCTTCCTTTGGATTATCAGTTGGGAGATTAA